The Larimichthys crocea isolate SSNF chromosome XI, L_crocea_2.0, whole genome shotgun sequence genome has a segment encoding these proteins:
- the flrt2 gene encoding leucine-rich repeat transmembrane protein FLRT2 yields the protein MEFLTGPWNKDWASFLQFWLTVILSLQMQFSPGASCPVECRCDNPFVYCNERSLTSVPLGIQEGFKVLFLHNNQINNAGFPMELHNLATVETVYLYGNQLDEFPINLPKNTRVLHLQENNIQTISKAALAQLTKLEELHLDDNSISTVGVEEGAFREAVSLKLLFLTKNHLSSVPIGLPEDLKELRLDENRIAVIAEEAFQNVTRLQRLLLDGNLLTDEGIAPGTFQDLVNLRELALARNSLTFPPPLLPSQSLVKLSLQENQIDQIPVAAFAALNRLEKLDISSNQLQTLTQGVFDGLSSLKHLMVRNNPWRCDCAVKWVVVWLKSLPSAINARGFVCLSPEKVRGMAIRELTLDIIECPVDADLPPWPTLRSTPPPPPTTIPVTTMISTLMTTSIPYYFESPSPPLPPIHNIPPGPLPPYEDPLQISFHVVNSTNIEVSWASYFTVTAYKVTWVKRGQSQINEGMRERTVSGDRRHISLTNLEPRSVYRICVHVLDTLNSYRPGEDTICSEARTKAAVPIKTDREQAPQESISSTLLMAGIIGGAVLIILVTLLSLFCWHMHRKSRSSSTKWKYNRGRRKDDYCEAGTKKDNSILEMTETSFQIVALNNEQLLKGDFRIQPIYTPNGGIGFRDCHLSNNSIAYCKSSNVPSTEFCHT from the coding sequence atGGAGTTTCTTACTGGACCCTGGAATAAAGATTGGGCTTCATTCTTGCAATTTTGGTTGACTGTCATCCTAAGCCTCCAAATGCAATTCAGCCCCGGTGCCTCTTGCCCGGTGGAGTGTCGTTGTGACAACCCGTTTGTGTACTGCAATGAACGCAGCCTGACATCAGTGCCTCTGGGGATACAGGAAGGCTTTAAGGTCCTCTTCCTTCATAACAACCAGATAAACAATGCTGGCTTCCCCATGGAACTTCACAACCTGGCTACCGTAGAGACTGTGTATCTCTACGGCAACCAGCTGGACGAGTTCCCCATCAATCTGCCCAAAAATACCAGGGTCCTGCATCTCCAGGAGAACAATATCCAAACGATCTCCAAGGCAGCCCTGGCCCAGCTGACCAAACTAGAGGAGCTGCACCTTGATGATAACTCCATCTCCACGGTTGGGGTGGAAGAAGGGGCCTTTAGAGAGGCAGTAAGCCTCAAACTCCTCTTCCTTACCAAGAACCACTTAAGCAGCGTTCCCATTGGCCTTCCCGAGGACTTAAAAGAGCTGCGGTTGGATGAGAACCGCATTGCTGTAATTGCAGAGGAGGCCTTTCAGAATGTGACACGCCTGCAGCGCCTCCTGCTGGACGGGAACCTGCTGACGGATGAGGGTATTGCACCGGGGACCTTCCAGGACCTGGTAAACCTCCGTGAGTTGGCCCTAGCACGCAATTCACTCACCTTTCCCCCTCCCCTTCTACCCAGCCAGTCACTGGTCAAACTCAGCCTGCAGGAGAACCAGATCGACCAGATCCCTGTGGCGGCCTTCGCTGCCCTAAACAGGCTGGAAAAACTAGATATCTCCAGCAACCAGCTACAGACTCTGACACAGGGTGTGTTCGATGGCCTGTCGAGCCTAAAGCATCTGATGGTGCGAAATAATCCCTGGCGCTGTGACTGTGCTGTGAAATGGGTGGTGGTCTGGCTCAAATCTCTGCCTTCCGCCATCAACGCCCGAGGGTTTGTGTGCCTAAGTCCAGAAAAGGTGCGTGGCATGGCAATCAGAGAGCTCACGTTGGATATTATAGAGTGCCCAGTTGATGCTGACCTGCCGCCCTGGCCCACTCTCCGTTCCACACCCCCTCCACCACCCACAACCATCCCTGTCACCACCATGATCTCCACCCTCATGACCACATCCATCCCTTACTACTTTGAGTCACCATCCCCTCCTTTACCCCCAATCCATAACATCCCTCCCGGTCCCCTGCCTCCTTACGAGGACCCCCTTCAGATTTCCTTCCATGTGGTCAACTCCACCAATATCGAAGTGAGCTGGGCTTCTTATTTCACCGTCACAGCCTACAAGGTCACTTGGGTCAAAAGGGGCCAAAGCCAAATAAATGAAGGAATGCGGGAAAGGACGGTCAGTGGGGACCGGAGGCATATTAGCCTGACTAACCTGGAGCCCCGGTCTGTGTATCGGATCTGCGTGCACGTGCTGGACACCCTTAACTCCTACAGGCCTGGAGAGGATACTATATGCTCCGAGGCCAGGACCAAGGCTGCCGTGCCTATTAAGACTGATAGAGAGCAAGCTCCTCAGGAGAGCATCAGCTCTACACTGCTAATGGCTGGGATCATAGGCGGGGCCGTGCTTATCATCCTGGTAACGCTGCTCAGCCTATTCTGCTGGCACATGCACAGGAAGAGCCGGTCATCTTCGACCAAGTGGAAATACAACCGTGGCAGGAGAAAAGACGACTACTGCGAGGCTGGAACCAAGAAGGATAACTCCATTCTGGAGATGACTGAGACCAGTTTTCAGATAGTGGCGTTGAACAATGAGCAGCTGCTCAAGGGAGATTTCCGCATTCAGCCCATCTACACGCCCAATGGGGGCATTGGATTTAGAGACTGTCACCTTAGTAACAACAGCATAGCTTACTGCAAGAGCAGCAACGTGCCCAGTACAGAGTTCTGCCACACGTGA